The Sorangiineae bacterium MSr11367 genome window below encodes:
- a CDS encoding chloride channel protein, translated as MSSDPSTATPEELGDFTTTTRVVPLTLLAAAIGVLAAFVARALLAAIAFFTNLFFFQRFSIQSVSPSEHHLGYAVVLVPIVGALIIGFMARYGSEKIRGHGIPEAIEAILLRGSRVQARVALLKPLSSAISIGSGGPFGAEGPIIMTGGAFGSLVAQFFELSSAERKTLLVAGAAAGMSATFDSPLAASFLAVELLLFEWKPRSMIPVSVASVVAASVRPYLLGTGPLFPIAPSVAATPHPTWALVFACAVCGIAAGAMSGLLTKGVYLFEDLFLKLPIHWMWWPALGGLAIGIGGLFEPRALGVGYETIESLLRGELIGRALLLLMVVKSAIWMISLGSGTSGGVLAPLLIMGASLGGLEAHVLPNMGPGFWPLVSMAAILGGTMRSPFTGIVFALEVTHAWGLVVPLLLAVPMAHAFTVLALKRSILTEKVSRRGFHLSREYETDPLEILFVREVMSIEPEVVARAAAAFDQAGERPAVAYANEPLRVAVYRMAETGRTRLPVINGDPRAIAGEITLEDMLKARVRHLEEEQRRERIRHLPAVIPQRFLPRPLRGKSS; from the coding sequence GTGAGTTCCGATCCGTCGACTGCCACCCCCGAAGAGTTGGGGGACTTCACCACCACCACCCGCGTCGTTCCGCTCACCCTGCTCGCGGCGGCCATCGGCGTGCTCGCCGCGTTCGTCGCCCGCGCGTTGCTCGCGGCCATCGCGTTCTTCACGAACCTCTTTTTCTTCCAGCGTTTCAGCATCCAGAGCGTGAGCCCGTCGGAGCATCACCTCGGGTACGCGGTGGTTCTCGTGCCCATCGTAGGCGCGCTGATCATCGGCTTCATGGCCCGCTACGGCTCGGAGAAGATCCGCGGGCACGGCATCCCCGAGGCCATCGAGGCCATTCTCCTGCGCGGCAGCCGCGTGCAGGCGCGTGTGGCGCTTCTCAAGCCGCTGTCGTCGGCCATCTCGATTGGTTCGGGAGGTCCGTTCGGCGCCGAGGGGCCGATCATCATGACCGGCGGCGCGTTCGGTTCGCTGGTGGCGCAGTTCTTCGAACTAAGCAGCGCCGAGCGAAAAACACTGCTGGTCGCCGGCGCGGCCGCAGGCATGAGCGCTACGTTCGATTCCCCACTCGCCGCGTCGTTTCTCGCGGTGGAGCTTCTCTTGTTCGAATGGAAGCCCCGCAGCATGATCCCGGTGAGCGTGGCCTCCGTGGTCGCGGCCAGCGTCCGCCCGTACCTGCTCGGCACCGGGCCGCTGTTCCCCATCGCGCCCTCGGTGGCGGCGACGCCCCATCCGACGTGGGCGCTGGTTTTCGCCTGCGCGGTCTGCGGCATCGCGGCCGGGGCCATGTCCGGGCTCCTGACCAAAGGCGTTTATCTCTTCGAAGACTTGTTCTTGAAGCTTCCCATTCATTGGATGTGGTGGCCCGCGCTCGGTGGATTGGCCATCGGCATCGGCGGCCTCTTCGAACCGCGCGCGCTCGGCGTGGGCTACGAGACCATCGAGTCGCTTCTTCGCGGTGAACTCATCGGGCGCGCCCTTCTCCTGCTCATGGTGGTCAAGTCGGCCATCTGGATGATCTCGCTGGGGTCGGGCACCTCCGGCGGTGTGCTCGCGCCGCTTCTCATCATGGGCGCCTCGCTCGGGGGACTCGAAGCGCACGTGCTGCCCAACATGGGCCCGGGGTTCTGGCCGCTCGTGAGCATGGCCGCGATCCTCGGCGGTACCATGCGCTCGCCCTTCACGGGCATCGTCTTCGCGCTGGAAGTGACGCATGCCTGGGGCCTCGTCGTGCCGCTTCTCTTGGCGGTGCCCATGGCGCACGCGTTCACGGTGCTGGCCCTCAAGCGCTCCATTTTGACGGAAAAAGTGAGTCGTCGCGGCTTCCACCTCAGTCGCGAATACGAGACGGATCCTCTGGAGATCCTCTTCGTGCGCGAGGTCATGAGCATCGAGCCGGAGGTCGTCGCGCGCGCAGCTGCGGCCTTCGACCAAGCCGGCGAGCGGCCGGCCGTCGCCTACGCCAACGAACCACTTCGCGTGGCCGTGTACCGCATGGCGGAAACCGGTAGGACGCGCCTGCCGGTCATCAACGGAGATCCGCGCGCCATCGCGGGCGAGATTACCTTGGAAGACATGCTCAAAGCGCGCGTGCGTCACCTGGAAGAGGAGCAGCGTCGGGAGCGCATCCGTCACTTGCCCGCGGTCATTCCGCAGCGCTTCTTGCCGCGGCCCCTTCGCGGTAAGTCGAGCTGA
- a CDS encoding MmcQ/YjbR family DNA-binding protein codes for MPSRRKNPTDAILKELRAFGLTYPGAHTKSPWPGHLDLAVKDKTFAFLSVEGEPFRISCKLPQSHATALLLPFAEPTAYGLGKSGWVSATFAEGELPPVDLLKEWIDESYRAQAPKKLVASLSEKRKR; via the coding sequence ATGCCGTCGCGCCGCAAAAATCCTACAGATGCCATTCTCAAAGAGCTCCGTGCGTTCGGTCTGACCTACCCGGGTGCGCACACGAAGAGTCCTTGGCCAGGGCATTTGGACTTGGCGGTGAAGGACAAGACGTTCGCCTTCCTCAGTGTGGAGGGGGAGCCTTTTCGCATTTCGTGCAAGCTGCCCCAATCGCATGCAACGGCTCTGCTATTGCCATTTGCGGAGCCCACGGCGTATGGGCTGGGGAAGAGCGGGTGGGTGTCGGCCACCTTTGCCGAAGGCGAGCTGCCGCCGGTCGATCTTTTGAAAGAGTGGATCGACGAAAGCTATCGTGCGCAGGCGCCCAAAAAGCTCGTGGCGAGTTTGTCGGAGAAACGAAAGCGCTGA
- a CDS encoding SGNH/GDSL hydrolase family protein: MAKGYVDNVVKFAGVLGVLAAASSVLICCASDPPSESASVESRAEVAGVAIMPLGDSITDGAGSSTGSSYRAELWKRMVDLAGYSIDFVGSHRSGQLPDIDNEGHSGWRIDQIAANIDGWLGTYKPQIVLLHIGTNDMNQNYNVATAPDRLSALIDQIAADVPGVTIVVAQIVPALDAAINGRIVTFNNAIPSIVQSKVSQGKKVRLVDMYHALGNADLADTLHPNDAGYAKMASLWYSHLERILADGREWPHLVTGLESGQTAPTWLDTVEASSNVGGYPCCNLTRMESSPRNELTHGGSSALMYSGSDNSATGPSYSYNRVFDVHVPVSSDTVLSYWVFPQQANGTFVALDFAMTDGSNLRDSGVLDQWGTRVHPQFQGEGGHLAVNQWNLVRANLGRLAGKTIDRIHLGYDQPTGTGAFRGYVDDIRISDGAN; encoded by the coding sequence ATGGCAAAAGGGTACGTTGACAACGTTGTCAAATTCGCAGGCGTGCTGGGAGTGCTCGCGGCGGCATCCTCGGTGCTCATTTGCTGCGCCAGCGATCCTCCGAGTGAGTCGGCGTCGGTCGAATCTCGGGCCGAGGTTGCGGGGGTGGCCATCATGCCGCTGGGCGACTCCATCACCGACGGGGCGGGCAGCAGCACCGGCTCGAGCTACCGCGCGGAATTGTGGAAGCGGATGGTCGACTTGGCCGGATATTCCATCGATTTCGTCGGCTCGCACCGAAGCGGGCAGCTTCCCGACATCGACAATGAAGGGCACTCGGGTTGGCGCATCGACCAGATTGCCGCGAACATCGACGGGTGGCTCGGGACCTACAAGCCGCAAATCGTGCTTTTGCACATCGGCACGAACGATATGAATCAGAATTACAACGTCGCGACGGCGCCGGACCGATTGAGCGCGCTCATCGACCAAATCGCTGCCGACGTTCCCGGGGTCACCATCGTGGTCGCCCAAATCGTGCCGGCGCTGGACGCGGCCATCAACGGGCGCATCGTGACCTTCAACAATGCGATCCCCTCCATCGTGCAAAGCAAAGTGTCGCAGGGGAAAAAGGTGCGTCTGGTCGATATGTATCACGCACTGGGCAATGCCGATTTGGCGGATACGCTGCACCCGAACGACGCCGGTTATGCGAAAATGGCGAGCCTCTGGTATTCGCATTTGGAGCGTATTTTGGCCGACGGGCGCGAGTGGCCGCATCTGGTTACGGGGTTGGAGTCGGGCCAGACGGCACCGACGTGGCTCGACACCGTCGAGGCGAGTTCGAACGTGGGCGGATATCCCTGTTGCAATTTGACGCGCATGGAATCATCCCCGCGCAACGAGCTAACCCATGGCGGCTCCAGTGCCCTGATGTACTCGGGAAGCGACAACAGCGCCACGGGGCCGTCGTATTCGTACAACCGAGTGTTCGACGTGCACGTTCCCGTGAGCTCGGACACCGTGCTCTCGTATTGGGTCTTTCCGCAACAGGCCAATGGCACCTTCGTGGCCCTCGATTTCGCGATGACCGATGGGTCCAACCTTCGGGACTCGGGCGTGCTCGATCAATGGGGCACCCGCGTGCATCCGCAGTTCCAGGGGGAGGGGGGCCATCTGGCGGTGAACCAGTGGAATCTGGTGCGCGCCAACCTTGGGCGGCTTGCCGGCAAGACGATCGATCGCATTCACTTGGGCTACGATCAGCCGACCGGCACGGGCGCCTTCCGAGGTTACGTCGACGATATTCGGATCTCGGATGGTGCGAATTAG